CCAGATAAGCATTGTAACCGTCATTTGAAATCAAAATAGCTTTATCAGGCCTGAAAGCCGTGCTCATTTTAGTTTCAAAAGGATTACTGTTTAATTTTTGATGAAACTCTAAAGTATCAATTGGATCTTCAGTAGTACAAACTAATTCAGCATTTACTTTTTTAAGTAAGTTACGTGTACTGTATTCTGCCGAATTTACTTTTGCAGAAGCTTCTTCATATATTCTTTCAGCTGATTTTTCATTCAGCAAATCGTAAATATCAAAATAACGGGCTAATTCTAAGTGAGTCCAGTGGTACAAAGGATTACGCATTGTATACGGAACTGTTTTTGCCCAGTTTAAGAATTTATCTTTATCAGAACCATTACCTGTAACAAACTGCTCATTAATTCCTAATGTACGCATTGCACGCCATTTGTAGTGATCTCCGTTTATCCACACATTTGTGATATTGTCAAAAATTTTATCTTCTGCAATAAACTGTGGATTTAAGTGATTGTGATAATCAATAATAGGCTGATTTTTTGAATAATTATGGTATAACTCCTCAGCGTATTTATTTTCAAGTAAAAAATTATCGTTTATGAATGTTTTATTAGAGCTCATGTCTTATTTTAAAATATAATTTGAAAATTATTCTTCGTTGGATGGTTTTCCGATAGTTGCAAGAATTCCTCCATCAACATACAAAATGTGACCATTAACAAAATCACTAGCTTTTGATGACAAGAATATAGCTGCTCCAGCTAAATCACCTGGATCTCCCCATTTTGCAGCCGGAGTTCTGCTAATGATAAAATCGTTAAAAGGATGTCCGTCAACTCGGATTGGCTTAGTTTGCTCAGTTGCAAAATAACCAGGTCCGATTCCGTTAATCTGAACATTATATTTTGCCCATTCTGTTGCCATGTTTTTGGTCAGCATTTTTAAACCTCCTTTTGCAGCAGCATAGGCAGAAACCGTATTTCTTCCTAATTCACTCATCATAGAGCAAATGTTGATTATTTTCCCTTGTCTTCTTTCGATCATTCCTTTAGCAACATGCTTAGAAACAATAAATGGACTTACTAAATCGATATCAACAACCTCTCTGAAATCAGCAACTTCCATTTCCAATAGAGGAATTCTTTTAATGATTCCGGCGTTATTGATTAAAATATCGATTGATCCTACTTCGCTTTCAATTTTCGCTACAGCAGCACTAACTTCTTTTTCTTCTGTTACATTGAATTTGTAACCAACAGCATGAATTCCTTCACTTTTTAATTCTGCAACAGCATTATCAATTTTTTCCTGAGAAGAATTTCCGTTAACCACAATCGTTGCGCCTGCCTGACCTAATCCTTTTGCCATTGCCATTCCCAGTCCGTGAGTACTTCCTGTGATTAAAGCAACTTTTCCTTTTATATCAAATAAGTTTGTCATAATTCTTATCTTAAATCTGTGATTTTACAAACATCCATGTCTCCGTAATCTAAATTCTCACCTGCCATTCCCCAGATAAAAGTATAATTACTTGTTCCTGAACCTGAGTGAATAGACCATGGAGGAGAAATTACTGCCTGATGATTATTCATCCAGATATGTCTTGTTTCCTGAGGCTGTCCCATAAAATGGCATACGGCCTGGTTTTCCGGGAT
The Flavobacterium flavigenum genome window above contains:
- a CDS encoding gluconate 5-dehydrogenase, producing MTNLFDIKGKVALITGSTHGLGMAMAKGLGQAGATIVVNGNSSQEKIDNAVAELKSEGIHAVGYKFNVTEEKEVSAAVAKIESEVGSIDILINNAGIIKRIPLLEMEVADFREVVDIDLVSPFIVSKHVAKGMIERRQGKIINICSMMSELGRNTVSAYAAAKGGLKMLTKNMATEWAKYNVQINGIGPGYFATEQTKPIRVDGHPFNDFIISRTPAAKWGDPGDLAGAAIFLSSKASDFVNGHILYVDGGILATIGKPSNEE